GAACTGTATCTTTCCAGCCACGTTCCCATGGATAGACCGGGCGAACGCGGTCATCGGGGGCCGTACCCTCTTGCACCTGGAAATGCGTACCATGCACATGCACTGGATGGGGAGCACCGCGCGCACTGGCAAAACGCCAGCGCTCGACGCGACCGAAGGGAACCGCAAAGTCTATCCGCTTCATGTCGAAGACTGTGTCGTTGATCTTTTCGTTGTCCTGAAAGACGAAGGTCCTGTCCGGTTCTCCGGTGTGGCTGAGGGTTTCGATTTCGGACAGGCGCTCGGGAATCTCCCAGTCGCTATAGGGTGCTTCCGTTACCTGGATCTCCAGCACACGCCAACCGGCGGCGTTGCAGGTCAACCCGACTTTCGTACCAGGCGTGAAACCACGCAGGTCCATGATCACATCGACCCTCTCGGCGGGTCCCACTTCGATTTCGTCGACCGGCTGCGGTGTGTCGATCAGCCCGCCGTCATTGCCGATGACCGTGAGCGGCGCCTCGGAGCCCAACCGAAATACCCGGGCGTTAGCGCCGTTCAGAATGCGCAGGCGAGCGAACCCGCGCGGCAACGCCGTGCGGGGCCAGGCGGCGCCGTTGACAAACGGCACGCCGCCCTGCGTTCCGGCGATGTCGGCAATATAGCCGAAGACACCGCCGGCATCGACCTGCGCGTCGCGCAGCACGAGAAACAGTTCGCTATCGCCCGATGGCAGCCCCAGAGCGGCCTCTTCGTCATCCTCGACCACGAGTAACCCGGCCAGCCCATGCCACGCCTGGATGGCAGCAGCACCGTGGGGATGCGGATGATACCAGTTCAGCCCCGCCCGCTGCACAATCGGAAAACTATACTCCCGAACCGTACCCGCGGCGATCTCATCATGCGGTTGTCCATCCATATCCGTTGGAGCCAGCAACCCGTGCCAATGCACGGTGGTCGGTTGATCCATCAGGTTTTCAACCCGACGGGTGAAGGTCTCCCCGCGCCGGATCCGGATTGTCGGTCCGGGAATGCCGCCATTGTAGCCAAAGCCATCATGTCCATCGGGAAAGACGGTCTTCCCGGCTCGCAACGGTTCGTTCGCGGTCAGAAGCCGGGGACGGGGCAGGATTTGCCGCTGCCCAGGCGCGGTTATGGCTTCCGTTCCGCCTCTCGACATGCCGTAAGCCAGAAAGCCGGTCAGCAGCGCCGTACCGCCCATCAGGCCCATAGCCTCTCTTCTCGTTATCCGCCTCATCTCGACCTCGCTCGCTTCTGCCTGTCCCGGGATCTGCCGCACTCAGGATGACGATCGGATCATCTCGACAATGCCGTTGACGATGTTTTCTTCAGCGCAACCACGAGCGACGGGACTTCCATTCACCGCGAATACCGGAGCGTCGAACATGTCGTCGCTCGGGATGTAGCCGATGCGGTCGTTCGCAATCGACACAAGTACGGTGTCTTTGAGCGGTGATAAATTCCTCAGTCGCTCATAGATGGTCGTTACGACCTCTCCGTTCACTCCGGCAAACGCGATGTCCCCGATCCGAAGCAGACCCAGACGAATATCGACCGCCTCGACCTTCTCCTGCTTCATGGAGTCCATGACGTTCGCCCCGGCCTTCGCAGGGCACGCAAGAACCCTTTCGCTTGCGCTGATCTTTGCATGGCTCACCATGGCGGGAATGTTCTGTGCGACGCGGACAGCCTCTGAGCCGATGACGAAGCCCTGCGCGTTCATGGCCTCATAGGCGTAGGAGCGATCGGCCTCGACGTCGCCGCTTTGTGGCTGCTTGAAGTATTTCGGGGCCTGGTCGCCCAGGGCTCCCGGAGTGAAGAGCGCGACCGTGTCCCCGCCCAGGCCCGTTTCGACCCGCCGGGCTGCCGCCCCGGCAAGATCGTCGGTTATCTCGTTGATGCCGATGGTGACAGTCGAATGGACGGCGTAATTGAACAGGACGGCGATCGGCTTTCCGTCCGGGGTCTCGAACCTGGTGACCCTCAGCGTCTTGTCCGACGGGCCGTCGACATTGCTGCCGAGCGTCCATCCGTCCGCAGTATAGAGGTGACGGTTCACGTTGACATCCACCGAGCCGTTGCCGTGGCCGACGCGTGCCGGTTGCGCCTTCTCGTCCGCCTGCTTCAAGGCCTCGATCATGCGATCGAAGACAAACTGCGTATAGGCATCGGATTCGGGGCCGCCTGCATGAGCCAGCGCGCCTGGAGAGACCTTCCCTATGCGCGGGGCGCTATGATTGTGCGTGGCGGTGATCATGATATGATTGAAAGCGATCCCGAGTTCCGTTTCGATGCGACGCCGGATTGGTGTCATGTCCCCGGCCTCGATCAGATCCCCCACCAGGAAAGCGATCTTCGTGTCGGAGTTGCGAACAACGAGGGCCCGTACATAGATTGGATCCTGCACGCCCGTGAACTCGCCCGGCATCGGGTTGAGGCCATTCAAGGTGCGCGGCGTGATCTCGATCTTCGCTGCGCCTACGTTCAACGGTGAAGGCTCCGCTGCCCTGGCCGATGTCATCAGGCCGATAGACATCATACCGCCCACGAGAGCGAGAGCGAGAGTTCGTATCGATAGCTTCTCCCGAAGCACCGGAAAGTTATCCGACTGACGCATCTTTCCTGCCTTCCTTTCCAAAAAACATGGCCTCAGGCCTTCGACTGGCGGAACAGCCAGTCTCGAACACCCTCGATGTCGTAGGCGATACGCCATGTATTGACATGGTTGGCGCCGGGGCTGTCCTCCTGGCCGTCAGGGACGACCGTGCCCTTCCGGAGAGCGACATAGTTGATCGGCGCGCCCTCCGCTTCCAGCGAGATGACAGCGGCACCGAACTGTTCCGGCGTCGAGGTGCCCGGCCAGACGGCACGGGCGACCTTCGCCCCCTCCGCCTCCAAGACCTCCATGATGGTGTTTTGGCCCGGATATGCCTTGGCGTCGCCTTGCGAAACCACCACCCACATCTTTTGCGAGGTCAAAGGCCGCACCTTGTCCGCGCCCCACTGGCAGGCGACCAGATAGGCAGCGGCAAAAAACTTCGGATACTTGATCATGATCGCGATCGACAGCATGCCGCCGCCCGACTGCCCTGTGGTATAGAGGCGGTTCGTGTCGATGCTGAATTCCTGTGACAGCTCCCGGATCAGGTCGACAACAACGTCGAGATAGCCCGCTTCCTCGTCGCTGTCGTTGACGAACTGTTCGGGGAACTGCGGTGCGATGACGAAAGCCTCGTGCTTCGCCTGTTGTGTCGGCTCGGCCCAGATCACCGCGCCGTTGCCCTGCACCAGCGTCCGCATCGGATCGGAGCCTGTGACACCCGCATCGTGCATGAAATTGACCAGCGGATAGCGCTTCGCCGGATCGTAGCCCTTCGGCACGAAGAGATTGTAGGTCAGGCTCCTGCCCGACGCATGCTCGTAGGTACGCTGGACGAAATCGTCGACGACCAGGTTCTTCACCGCCGTATTGGCGATAGGCGCGGAACCGCCGGCGATCTCGCCACCCTCAGCCGTGATCGGCTCTGCTTGCGCCACCGTGATTTCAGCCGCCCTGATCATGATGTCGCGGCCCTTCTGAACGTAGAGCGCGGCTCCTGCATCACCGGGCGACAGTTCGATGACGGCAAAGGGACCGTCGTGTCCCGCTTCGGCCAAATCGGCCGAGGTGTTGGCATAAACCCGCGTGATCGTGCGTCCCTCGACGGCGAAGTCATCGGGCTCCAGCGCGGAGGAAACCAGGTTGCGGTCGTACTCCACCGCAACAGCGACCAGCCGCTGACCGCCGCCATAGACGCGCGTGATCGCGGTGACGCCCCTCACATGCCCGGCGCTGTCCTGCGCATGAACCTTGATGCCTGATGTCATCAGCACAGTTGCACAGACTCCCACCAGAAATTCCCGTCGCGACGGCATCCCATGTCTCCTGAAGTTTTTCTGCTGCCACAGCCAGCTCGGTAACGCTGAGCGCCATTTCGGTTACGCGCTTGATTGGCACCGTGGGCGAATGATCAAATTTCCAAAGGCCTGCCGCAAGCGATCGGGCTTGAGTTTTCGATACCATCCAAGTACCATTATTATACGAAAGAACTTGTTGTCAACGACAGCCAGCATGGAGCGAACGCAAAGCGAAAATGAACGCTGAGAGACAGAGAGGCCGGCCAAGGACGGCCACCGATGCGGAACGCCGCAAGTCGATCTTGAAGGCGGCCCACGCGGCTTTCGTGGAACTCGGCTTTGCTCGCACGACAACGGCCGTCGTCGCGGCAAAGGCGAATATCTCGAAACGCACGATCTACGCGATATTCGACGACAAGACTGCGCTGTTCGCCGCTGTCATCCGGGAGCATCGTCACTTGATTCTCGACCTGCCCCGGCCAGCCGGCGATGATTTGCCGGTTTTCGAAACGATGGTTCGGATTTTTCGGCTGGATATCGACGAAACGGCCGAGCGCGAACGCGAGGCCATCCTAAATCTGATCGTGCGCGAATCCGCCCGGTTTCCCGAGCTTTCCGATTACCTTTACGAAAATAATATCCTGCGCTCCCGCGAGGAATTGATCGAGTGGCTGAACGAACAGACCCGGTGTGGGCGCATGACTGTCGAAGACCCTGCGATGTGCGCCGGAATGCTGATGGATATTGTTTTTGGAGCGCTGTTGCCGCGCAGAAGGATCAAAAAGGGAGCCGACCGGACCCGCAGGGTAGAAGACATCAAGAAGCGGCTCAAGATTTTCCTGCGCGGTACAGGCACGCAGAAATAAGAGGCCTGGCCTCAATTACTGGCGCAAACTGTTGTCCCGCTGCTGCGCTGGCGCTGGCACATTGATGGTCGAAAAGAAGCCTTCCTTCGCCTGTCGCATGATAGCGGGGGGCTTCCCGGCCGCAACAACGACGCGGTGCACCGAAGTTTTCAGATTAAGCGCAGGCAAGTCTGGAAGGTACTTTTGGCATGGGGGGCCATAGAATGGAGGCCGTGCGTCAAGGGTCTTTCCTCAAATCGGACGCTAATCGATGGACATGTACCGGGTCTGGCTCTCTCAGAGAAGGAGGCGGCCGCGCTGAACTGGCAGGGATTAATGACGCTTGCGGGTGCCGTCGAAATCTGGAGGCTTTGATGCTGTATCGAAAAGCGACCAAATGGCGCGGTCGGAAACAGGAGCCTGCTCGCGCTGATGATATCGGCGCGCGCCATCGCTCTGACCGAAACCGGAAAACTCCGCCTTTGGTGGTCCAACGTACGGGTGCGTGGATCAGGCCTTCTGATCACGCTGTCCCGAGCCCTCCGGCGCCTCGCGGTGTTGCTTGTCGTTTCCGGGCGACGAACATCTGGAACCGGTAGCCGTAAGGTATCCGGCCGTCGGCTCCGGCAAGGCCGGCGCCGACCCTGACCAGCGCGGATTTGGTATCGGTCTCGCCCAGCCTGGAAACAACGGCCTTGGCGTGAGAAGAAGACAGCGCCAGGCCCACGAAGCCATCGACGTCGAGCGGCAGCGTGACCGTTCGCTTCAGGACCTCCACCACCTCAAGACCCGGGAGTGCCTCGAGCTCTGCAACATAGTCGGGCCGTTCATAAGCCTTTGGACCGCCCTCGCGCGCCAGGAAGCCCTCGATAGCCGCGGCAGCCGGAGAATTCTCGGTGTCTCTGACATATTCGATGATGGCGAGAATGCCCCCTTGTGCGAGGGCGCGTGTGGCCTCGGCATAAAAGATCGGCCTTTCAAACCAGTGTG
The Agrobacterium tumefaciens genome window above contains:
- a CDS encoding prolyl oligopeptidase family serine peptidase gives rise to the protein MRGVTAITRVYGGGQRLVAVAVEYDRNLVSSALEPDDFAVEGRTITRVYANTSADLAEAGHDGPFAVIELSPGDAGAALYVQKGRDIMIRAAEITVAQAEPITAEGGEIAGGSAPIANTAVKNLVVDDFVQRTYEHASGRSLTYNLFVPKGYDPAKRYPLVNFMHDAGVTGSDPMRTLVQGNGAVIWAEPTQQAKHEAFVIAPQFPEQFVNDSDEEAGYLDVVVDLIRELSQEFSIDTNRLYTTGQSGGGMLSIAIMIKYPKFFAAAYLVACQWGADKVRPLTSQKMWVVVSQGDAKAYPGQNTIMEVLEAEGAKVARAVWPGTSTPEQFGAAVISLEAEGAPINYVALRKGTVVPDGQEDSPGANHVNTWRIAYDIEGVRDWLFRQSKA
- a CDS encoding TetR/AcrR family transcriptional regulator, with protein sequence MNAERQRGRPRTATDAERRKSILKAAHAAFVELGFARTTTAVVAAKANISKRTIYAIFDDKTALFAAVIREHRHLILDLPRPAGDDLPVFETMVRIFRLDIDETAEREREAILNLIVRESARFPELSDYLYENNILRSREELIEWLNEQTRCGRMTVEDPAMCAGMLMDIVFGALLPRRRIKKGADRTRRVEDIKKRLKIFLRGTGTQK
- a CDS encoding multicopper oxidase domain-containing protein — encoded protein: MGLMGGTALLTGFLAYGMSRGGTEAITAPGQRQILPRPRLLTANEPLRAGKTVFPDGHDGFGYNGGIPGPTIRIRRGETFTRRVENLMDQPTTVHWHGLLAPTDMDGQPHDEIAAGTVREYSFPIVQRAGLNWYHPHPHGAAAIQAWHGLAGLLVVEDDEEAALGLPSGDSELFLVLRDAQVDAGGVFGYIADIAGTQGGVPFVNGAAWPRTALPRGFARLRILNGANARVFRLGSEAPLTVIGNDGGLIDTPQPVDEIEVGPAERVDVIMDLRGFTPGTKVGLTCNAAGWRVLEIQVTEAPYSDWEIPERLSEIETLSHTGEPDRTFVFQDNEKINDTVFDMKRIDFAVPFGRVERWRFASARGAPHPVHVHGTHFQVQEGTAPDDRVRPVYPWERGWKDTVLVRTHETVDVLVRFDAYEGRYLLHCHKLEHEDHGMMMNFVVGRNPEEAMRKAELELLYGPICTSSG
- a CDS encoding class I SAM-dependent methyltransferase, which produces MSSDTPAGFRDRFNTLSGGYARFRPQYPDEMVASLAAHITDVPVSDDAPVLDVGCGTGIFTRQLAKALPPSMRILGIEPAENMRDAAIGQTNGFNIAFLDGSAESLPVGNGAARAIIAATAAHWFERPIFYAEATRALAQGGILAIIEYVRDTENSPAAAAIEGFLAREGGPKAYERPDYVAELEALPGLEVVEVLKRTVTLPLDVDGFVGLALSSSHAKAVVSRLGETDTKSALVRVGAGLAGADGRIPYGYRFQMFVARKRQATPRGAGGLGTA